In Burkholderia gladioli, a genomic segment contains:
- the cysW gene encoding sulfate ABC transporter permease subunit CysW: MSRESSSSALPAAAAPRARAARRQDPVAESRLTRWVLTGIALLFLAGFLVVPLAAVFAQALAKGIGFYFESLADPDAWSAIVLTVTVAAIAVPLNLVFGVCASWAIAKFEFRGKALLTTLIDLPFSVSPVISGLVYVLLFGAQGWLGPWLEAHDVQIIFAVPGIVLATIFVTFPFVARELIPLMQAQGNDEEEAARVLGASGWQIFRRVTLPNVRWGLLYGVILCNARAMGEFGAVSVVSGHIRGQTDTMPLHVEILYNEYNFSAAFAVASVLALLALVTLALKLLAERRMSAELADARASAASHS; encoded by the coding sequence ATGAGCCGCGAATCGAGCAGTTCCGCGCTGCCGGCCGCCGCCGCGCCGCGCGCCAGGGCCGCGCGTCGCCAGGATCCGGTGGCCGAATCGCGCCTCACGCGCTGGGTGCTGACCGGCATCGCGCTGCTGTTCCTGGCCGGCTTCCTGGTGGTGCCGCTCGCGGCCGTGTTCGCGCAGGCGCTGGCCAAGGGCATCGGCTTCTATTTCGAGTCGCTGGCCGATCCGGATGCCTGGTCGGCGATCGTGCTGACCGTCACGGTGGCCGCCATCGCGGTGCCGCTGAACCTGGTGTTCGGGGTCTGCGCCTCCTGGGCGATCGCCAAGTTCGAGTTCCGCGGCAAGGCGCTCCTGACCACCCTGATCGACCTGCCGTTCTCGGTCTCGCCGGTGATCTCGGGCCTGGTCTACGTGCTGCTGTTCGGCGCGCAGGGCTGGCTCGGCCCCTGGCTGGAAGCGCACGACGTGCAGATCATCTTCGCCGTGCCCGGCATCGTGCTGGCGACCATCTTCGTGACCTTCCCGTTCGTCGCGCGCGAGCTGATTCCGCTGATGCAGGCGCAGGGCAACGACGAGGAGGAGGCCGCGCGGGTGCTGGGCGCCTCGGGCTGGCAGATCTTCCGCCGCGTGACCCTGCCCAACGTGCGCTGGGGCCTGCTGTACGGCGTGATCCTCTGCAATGCGCGCGCGATGGGCGAGTTCGGCGCGGTATCGGTGGTGTCCGGCCATATCCGCGGCCAGACCGACACCATGCCGCTGCACGTCGAGATTCTCTACAACGAATACAACTTTTCGGCCGCCTTCGCGGTGGCATCGGTGCTGGCCCTGCTCGCGCTGGTGACGCTCGCGCTGAAGCTGCTCGCCGAACGCCGGATGTCGGCCGAACTCGCGGACGCGCGCGCCAGCGCCGCCTCGCATTCCTGA
- the cysT gene encoding sulfate ABC transporter permease subunit CysT — protein sequence MTTYTFRKPSALPGFGVTLGITVAYLSLVVLIPLAATFLKTATLSWDQFVAATTSARVLASYRLTFLSALGGAVINAVFGFLVAWVLVRYRFPLKRLVDAIVDLPFALPTSVAGISLAAVYAQNGWLGQYLAPLGIKVAFTPLGVLVALTFIGLPFVVRTVQPVLEDFEREQEEAAACLGASRWLTFRRVVLPAVLPALLTGFALAFARALGEYGSVIFIAGNVPMKSEITSLLIITKLEQYDYAGATALAVVMLVVSFLMLLLINTLQWLLQRRTSRGASGPAPVVAAAGAVAGGAQ from the coding sequence ATGACGACGTACACCTTCCGCAAGCCGAGCGCGCTGCCCGGCTTCGGCGTGACGCTCGGCATCACGGTGGCCTATCTGAGCCTCGTGGTGCTGATCCCGCTCGCCGCCACCTTCCTGAAGACGGCGACGCTGAGCTGGGACCAGTTCGTGGCCGCCACCACCTCGGCGCGCGTGCTGGCCTCCTACCGGCTGACCTTCCTGTCCGCGCTCGGCGGCGCCGTGATCAATGCCGTGTTCGGCTTCCTGGTCGCCTGGGTGCTGGTGCGCTACCGGTTTCCGCTCAAGCGCCTGGTCGACGCGATCGTCGACCTGCCGTTCGCGCTGCCGACCTCGGTGGCCGGCATCTCGCTGGCCGCCGTCTACGCGCAGAACGGCTGGCTCGGCCAGTATCTCGCGCCGCTCGGCATCAAGGTGGCGTTCACGCCGCTGGGCGTGCTGGTGGCGCTGACCTTCATCGGCCTGCCCTTCGTGGTGCGCACCGTGCAGCCCGTGCTCGAGGATTTCGAGCGCGAGCAGGAGGAGGCCGCCGCCTGCCTGGGCGCCTCGCGCTGGCTGACTTTCCGCCGCGTGGTGCTGCCGGCCGTGCTGCCGGCGCTGCTGACCGGCTTCGCGCTGGCCTTCGCGCGCGCGCTGGGCGAATACGGCTCGGTGATCTTCATCGCCGGCAACGTGCCGATGAAGTCCGAGATCACCTCGCTGCTGATCATCACCAAGCTCGAGCAGTACGACTACGCCGGCGCCACCGCGCTGGCGGTGGTGATGCTGGTGGTGTCCTTCCTGATGCTGCTGCTGATCAATACCCTGCAGTGGCTGCTGCAGCGCCGTACCAGCCGCGGCGCGAGCGGCCCGGCGCCGGTCGTCGCCGCCGCGGGTGCCGTGGCCGGAGGTGCGCAATGA
- a CDS encoding CysB family HTH-type transcriptional regulator: MNFQQLRFVREAVRQNMNLTEVANVLYTSQSGVSKQIKDLEDELGVDIFIRRGKRLTGLTEPGKAVHQLIERMLLDAENLRRVARQYADQDSGHLVVATTHTQARYALPKVIRQFTDVFPKVHLALRQGSPQQIAQMILSGEADIGISTEALDRYPDIVTFPCYSWHHVVVVPKDHPLVGRANLTPEEIAEYPIITYDQDFTGRSHIDQAFAKVGAVPDVVLTAIDADVIKTYVELGMGIGVVAAMAYDAQRDSGLVALDTQHLFEASTTRVGLRKGAFLRSYAYRLLEMFAPHLTEAEIAAQLKETAV; the protein is encoded by the coding sequence ATGAATTTCCAGCAATTGCGCTTCGTCCGGGAAGCGGTACGCCAGAACATGAACCTGACGGAAGTCGCGAACGTGCTCTACACGTCGCAGTCGGGCGTCTCGAAGCAGATCAAGGATCTCGAGGACGAGCTGGGCGTCGACATCTTCATCCGTCGCGGCAAGCGCCTGACCGGCCTCACCGAGCCCGGCAAGGCGGTGCACCAACTGATCGAGCGGATGCTGCTGGACGCCGAGAACCTGCGTCGCGTGGCGCGCCAGTACGCCGACCAGGACAGCGGCCACCTGGTGGTGGCGACCACCCACACGCAGGCGCGCTACGCGCTGCCCAAGGTGATCCGCCAGTTCACCGACGTGTTCCCCAAGGTGCACCTGGCGCTGCGCCAAGGCAGCCCGCAGCAGATCGCGCAGATGATCCTCAGCGGCGAGGCCGACATCGGCATCTCGACCGAGGCGCTGGACCGCTATCCCGACATCGTGACCTTCCCGTGCTATTCCTGGCACCACGTGGTGGTGGTGCCGAAGGACCACCCGCTGGTCGGTCGCGCCAACCTCACCCCCGAGGAGATCGCCGAGTATCCGATCATCACCTACGACCAGGACTTCACCGGCCGCTCGCATATCGACCAGGCCTTCGCCAAGGTGGGCGCGGTGCCCGACGTGGTGCTGACCGCGATCGACGCCGACGTGATCAAGACCTATGTCGAGCTCGGCATGGGCATCGGCGTGGTGGCGGCGATGGCCTACGACGCGCAGCGCGATTCGGGCCTGGTCGCGCTCGACACGCAGCACCTGTTCGAGGCCAGCACGACGCGGGTCGGCCTGCGCAAGGGCGCCTTCCTGCGCTCCTATGCCTACAGGCTGCTGGAGATGTTTGCGCCGCATCTGACCGAGGCCGAGATCGCCGCGCAACTGAAGGAAACCGCCGTCTGA
- a CDS encoding sulfate/molybdate ABC transporter ATP-binding protein — MGITVRNLHKQFGDFTALDDVSLDFPPGELVALLGPSGCGKTTLLRVIAGLEHADAGQVVLQGQDVADVGARERQVGFVFQHYALFRHMTVFENVAFGLRVKPRGERPSEAVIREKVHELLKLVQLDWLAPRYPSELSGGQRQRIALARALAVEPKVLLLDEPFGALDAKVRKELRSWLRRLHDDLHISTIFVTHDQEEALEVADRIVVLNRGHVEQVGSPQDVYDHPQSAFVYEFLGAANRLDGVVHGDGFVADGASGPIAVAADFSGRAHAYVRPHDLQVVAHADARSDGIAVDVRRVVPLGGSVRIELAPRAGGALLEAELDRETWRALALGVGDGATAVARSARVFPAR; from the coding sequence ATGGGTATCACCGTTCGCAACCTGCACAAGCAATTCGGCGACTTCACGGCGCTCGACGATGTTTCTCTCGATTTCCCGCCCGGCGAGCTGGTCGCGCTGCTGGGGCCGTCCGGCTGCGGCAAGACCACCCTGCTGCGCGTGATCGCCGGCCTGGAACACGCCGACGCGGGCCAGGTCGTGCTGCAGGGGCAGGACGTGGCCGACGTGGGCGCGCGCGAGCGCCAGGTCGGCTTCGTGTTCCAGCACTACGCGCTGTTCCGCCATATGACGGTGTTCGAGAACGTCGCCTTCGGCCTGCGCGTCAAGCCGCGCGGCGAGCGGCCCTCGGAAGCCGTGATCCGCGAGAAGGTGCACGAGCTGCTCAAGCTGGTCCAGCTCGACTGGCTCGCGCCGCGTTATCCGTCCGAGCTCTCGGGCGGCCAGCGCCAGCGCATCGCGCTGGCCCGCGCGCTGGCGGTCGAGCCCAAGGTGCTGCTGCTCGACGAGCCGTTCGGCGCGCTCGACGCCAAGGTGCGCAAGGAGCTGCGCAGCTGGCTGCGCCGCCTGCACGACGACCTGCACATCTCGACCATCTTCGTCACCCACGACCAGGAGGAAGCCCTGGAAGTGGCCGACCGCATCGTGGTGCTGAACCGGGGTCACGTGGAGCAGGTCGGCAGCCCGCAGGACGTGTACGACCATCCGCAAAGCGCCTTCGTCTACGAGTTCCTCGGCGCGGCCAACCGGCTCGACGGCGTGGTGCACGGCGATGGTTTCGTGGCCGACGGCGCGAGCGGCCCGATCGCGGTGGCCGCCGATTTCTCCGGCCGCGCGCACGCCTATGTGCGCCCGCACGACCTGCAGGTGGTGGCGCACGCCGACGCACGCTCGGACGGCATCGCCGTCGACGTGCGACGGGTGGTGCCGCTGGGCGGCTCGGTGCGCATCGAGCTCGCGCCGCGCGCCGGCGGCGCGCTGCTGGAAGCCGAGCTCGATCGCGAAACCTGGCGCGCGCTGGCGCTCGGCGTGGGCGACGGCGCCACCGCGGTGGCCCGCAGCGCGCGCGTGTTCCCGGCGCGCTGA
- the lexA gene encoding transcriptional repressor LexA: MTKLTARQQQVFDLIRRAIERSGFPPTRAEIAAELGFSSPNAAEEHLRALARKGVIELAAGASRGIRLLGDDAPHQLTLPHAALMQLSLPLVGRVAAGSPILAQEHISQNYTCDPALFSSKPDYLLKVRGLSMRDAGILDGDLLAVQKRSEAKDGQIIVARLGDDVTVKRLKRHSSGIELIAENPDYENIFVKAGSAEFALEGIAVGLIRSGEF, translated from the coding sequence ATGACCAAACTCACCGCACGCCAGCAGCAAGTGTTCGACTTGATTCGTCGCGCGATCGAGCGCTCGGGCTTCCCGCCCACCCGCGCGGAAATCGCGGCCGAGCTGGGCTTCAGCTCGCCGAACGCGGCCGAGGAACACCTGCGGGCGCTGGCCCGCAAGGGCGTGATCGAGCTGGCCGCCGGCGCCTCGCGCGGCATCCGCCTGCTCGGCGACGACGCCCCGCACCAGCTCACGCTGCCGCACGCGGCGCTGATGCAGCTCTCGCTGCCGCTGGTCGGCCGCGTCGCGGCAGGTAGCCCGATCCTCGCGCAAGAGCACATCTCCCAGAACTACACCTGCGATCCCGCGCTGTTCTCCAGCAAGCCCGATTACCTCTTGAAGGTGCGCGGGCTGTCGATGCGCGACGCCGGCATCCTCGACGGCGACCTGCTCGCCGTGCAGAAGCGCAGCGAGGCCAAGGACGGCCAGATCATCGTCGCGCGGCTCGGCGACGACGTCACCGTCAAGCGCCTCAAGCGTCATTCCTCCGGCATCGAACTGATCGCCGAGAACCCCGATTACGAAAACATCTTCGTGAAGGCCGGCAGCGCCGAGTTCGCGCTGGAAGGCATCGCCGTCGGCCTGATCCGCTCCGGCGAATTCTGA
- a CDS encoding universal stress protein: MASYQKILLCYDGTLEGRKALRCGADLALELKAETHLLSVVDMRSTIAQSAGLLTDVACGRFEETAREILQEGVDWLTERGVQAQGHFAFGYPIEEIANLAKALNVDLVVVGHRCRSGLSRWWMGAGNTQLLDRVSCSILVACSSSDEQREERAKEREAALAGSGAA, translated from the coding sequence ATGGCCAGTTACCAGAAAATCCTGCTGTGCTACGACGGCACGCTCGAGGGCCGCAAGGCCCTGCGCTGCGGCGCGGATCTCGCGCTCGAGCTGAAGGCCGAGACACACCTGCTGTCGGTGGTCGACATGCGCTCGACCATCGCGCAAAGCGCGGGCCTGCTGACCGACGTCGCCTGCGGCCGCTTCGAGGAGACGGCGCGCGAGATCCTGCAGGAAGGGGTGGACTGGCTGACCGAGCGCGGCGTGCAGGCGCAAGGCCATTTCGCCTTCGGTTATCCGATCGAGGAGATCGCGAACCTCGCGAAGGCCTTGAATGTCGACCTGGTGGTGGTCGGCCACCGCTGTCGCAGCGGCCTGTCGCGCTGGTGGATGGGCGCGGGCAATACGCAACTGCTCGACCGCGTGTCCTGCAGCATCCTGGTGGCCTGCTCTTCGTCGGACGAGCAGCGCGAGGAGCGGGCCAAGGAGCGCGAAGCGGCTCTCGCCGGCAGCGGCGCTGCATAG
- a CDS encoding sugar ABC transporter substrate-binding protein: MDFQIRRRVLAAALAGAAIAVAPLGAHAQAAHKPKVALVMKSLANEFFLTMENGAKEYQQHNPAMFDLVTNGIKDETDTANQIRIVEQMIVSKVDAIVLAPADSKALVPVVKKAVDAGIIVINIDNRLDPDVLKSKNLNVPFVGPDNRKGARKIGDYLAKNLKAGDEVGIIEGVSTTTNAQQRTAGFQDAMKAVGAKVVSLQSGEWEIDKGNAVASAMLNEYPNLKALLCGNDSMAIGAVSAVRAAGKAGKVYVVGYDNINAIKPMLQDGRVLATADQYAAKQAVFGIDTALKAIAEHKKQAELSGTVETPVDLVVKK; this comes from the coding sequence ATGGACTTCCAGATTCGCCGCCGTGTTCTCGCCGCCGCGCTCGCCGGCGCCGCCATTGCCGTCGCGCCGCTCGGCGCCCATGCGCAAGCCGCCCACAAGCCCAAGGTCGCGCTGGTGATGAAGTCGCTCGCCAACGAGTTCTTCCTGACCATGGAGAACGGCGCGAAGGAATACCAGCAGCACAACCCGGCGATGTTCGACCTGGTCACCAACGGCATCAAGGACGAGACCGACACCGCCAACCAGATCCGCATCGTCGAGCAGATGATCGTCTCCAAGGTCGATGCGATCGTGCTCGCGCCGGCCGATTCGAAGGCGCTGGTGCCGGTGGTCAAGAAGGCCGTCGACGCCGGCATCATCGTGATCAACATCGACAACCGGCTCGATCCGGACGTGCTGAAGTCGAAGAACCTCAACGTGCCCTTCGTCGGCCCCGACAACCGCAAGGGCGCCCGCAAGATCGGCGACTACCTCGCCAAGAACCTGAAGGCCGGCGACGAGGTCGGCATCATCGAGGGCGTGTCGACCACCACCAACGCGCAGCAGCGCACCGCTGGCTTCCAGGACGCGATGAAGGCGGTGGGCGCCAAGGTGGTCTCGCTGCAGTCGGGCGAGTGGGAGATCGACAAGGGCAACGCGGTGGCCTCGGCCATGCTCAACGAGTACCCGAACCTGAAGGCGCTGCTGTGCGGCAACGACAGCATGGCGATCGGCGCGGTCTCGGCGGTGCGCGCGGCCGGCAAGGCCGGCAAGGTCTACGTGGTCGGCTACGACAACATCAACGCGATCAAGCCGATGCTGCAGGACGGCCGCGTGCTCGCCACGGCCGACCAGTACGCGGCCAAGCAGGCGGTGTTCGGCATCGACACGGCGCTCAAGGCGATCGCCGAGCACAAGAAGCAGGCCGAGCTGTCGGGCACGGTCGAGACGCCGGTCGACCTGGTCGTCAAGAAGTAA
- a CDS encoding sugar ABC transporter ATP-binding protein, translated as MATIPSGAASPAAPVLEVEGVGKTYAEPVLAGVSLALHAGEALALTGENGAGKSTLSKIVGGLVTPTGGRLRLAGAAYAPASRNEAEALGVRMVMQELNLLPTLTVAENLFLNRLPRRFGVIDRGRLRADAREAMARVGLDAIDPDTPVGALGIGHQQMVEIARNLIGDCRVLILDEPTAMLTAREVELLFAQIDRLKARGVALVYISHRLEELARVAERVAVLRDGRLVHVGPMGEVSSERLVALMAGREVGEHIDLGERRIGAPRLAVAGLTRGSVVRDVSFEVRAGEIFGISGLIGAGRTELLRLIYGADRADSGTVSIGTPPRPVKIQSPSDAVRQGIALITEDRKGEGLLLSQPIAANVSLGQLGRISRAGVVDTAREHALAQRQIDAMRIRTRGPAQTVGELSGGNQQKVVIGRWLAHDMAVLLFDEPTRGIDVGAKFDIYALMGALAREGRALVVVSSDLRELMLICDRIGVMSAGRMSAVFERGGWTQDSLLAAAFAGFSRRDASAAPLPAAGPSSGAGDSTPGISS; from the coding sequence ATGGCGACGATTCCCAGCGGCGCGGCATCCCCGGCCGCGCCGGTGCTCGAGGTCGAGGGCGTCGGCAAGACCTACGCCGAGCCGGTGCTGGCCGGCGTCTCGCTCGCGCTGCACGCGGGCGAGGCGCTGGCCCTGACGGGCGAGAACGGTGCGGGCAAGAGCACCCTGTCGAAGATCGTCGGTGGGCTGGTCACGCCCACCGGCGGCCGCTTGCGGCTGGCCGGCGCCGCCTATGCGCCGGCCAGCCGCAACGAGGCGGAAGCGCTCGGGGTCCGCATGGTGATGCAGGAGCTGAACCTGCTGCCCACCCTGACGGTGGCCGAGAACCTGTTCCTCAACCGCCTGCCGCGCCGCTTCGGCGTGATCGACCGCGGCCGGCTGCGCGCCGACGCGCGCGAGGCGATGGCGCGCGTCGGGCTCGACGCGATCGATCCCGACACGCCGGTGGGCGCGCTCGGCATCGGCCACCAGCAGATGGTCGAGATCGCGCGCAACCTGATCGGCGACTGCCGCGTGCTGATCCTCGACGAACCCACCGCGATGCTGACCGCGCGCGAGGTCGAGCTGCTGTTCGCGCAGATCGACCGCCTCAAGGCGCGCGGCGTGGCGCTGGTCTACATCTCGCACCGCCTCGAGGAGCTGGCGCGGGTGGCCGAGCGCGTGGCCGTGCTGCGCGACGGGCGGCTGGTCCATGTCGGGCCGATGGGCGAGGTCTCGAGCGAGCGGCTGGTGGCCCTGATGGCCGGGCGCGAGGTGGGCGAGCACATCGATCTCGGCGAGCGCCGGATCGGCGCGCCGCGCCTGGCGGTGGCCGGGCTCACGCGCGGCAGCGTGGTGCGCGACGTCTCCTTCGAGGTGCGCGCCGGCGAGATCTTCGGCATTTCCGGCCTGATCGGCGCCGGCCGCACCGAGCTGCTGCGGCTGATCTACGGCGCGGACCGCGCCGATAGCGGCACGGTGTCGATCGGCACGCCGCCGCGGCCGGTGAAGATCCAGTCGCCGTCCGACGCGGTGCGCCAGGGCATCGCGCTGATCACCGAGGACCGCAAGGGCGAGGGCCTGCTGCTGTCGCAGCCGATCGCCGCCAATGTCTCGCTCGGCCAGCTCGGCCGCATCTCGCGGGCCGGCGTGGTCGACACCGCGCGCGAGCACGCGCTCGCGCAGCGCCAGATCGACGCGATGCGGATCCGCACGCGCGGCCCGGCGCAGACGGTGGGCGAGCTCTCGGGCGGCAACCAGCAGAAGGTCGTGATCGGCCGCTGGCTGGCCCACGACATGGCCGTGCTGCTGTTCGACGAACCCACCCGCGGCATCGACGTCGGCGCCAAGTTCGACATCTATGCGCTGATGGGCGCGCTGGCTCGCGAGGGCCGCGCGCTGGTGGTGGTGTCCAGCGACCTGCGCGAGCTGATGCTGATCTGCGATCGCATCGGCGTGATGTCGGCGGGGCGCATGAGCGCCGTGTTCGAGCGCGGCGGCTGGACCCAGGACAGTCTGCTGGCCGCCGCCTTTGCCGGCTTCTCGCGCCGCGATGCCAGCGCCGCGCCCTTGCCGGCCGCAGGCCCGTCCTCCGGGGCGGGTGATTCGACCCCAGGAATTTCTTCATGA
- a CDS encoding DUF2939 domain-containing protein translates to MPLSPSRGGRFKPLLVVALALLVLATIVYAYASPYLALRELKQAVDTRDAEAISRHVDYPALRASLKQQLTEELMRRIDLQRHNNPLAMLGAVIGSALIGPLVDAYATPEGVAALLSGLPPKADPGEHPPSLDQPAPTAAAPAGQGSAPPAAPSPAAPAPTSGSNAGKPAAPQASAAYNGIDEFVVVYRKDVDGARYAAIFRRSGLFGWKLSAIDLHR, encoded by the coding sequence GTGCCCCTCTCCCCCTCCCGCGGCGGCCGGTTCAAGCCGCTCCTCGTCGTCGCCCTCGCGCTGCTGGTGCTGGCGACGATCGTTTATGCCTATGCCTCGCCCTATCTCGCGCTGCGCGAGCTGAAACAGGCCGTCGACACGCGCGACGCCGAGGCGATCAGCCGCCATGTCGACTATCCGGCCCTGCGCGCGAGCCTCAAGCAGCAGTTGACCGAGGAGTTGATGCGGCGCATCGACCTGCAGCGGCACAATAATCCGCTGGCGATGCTGGGCGCGGTGATCGGCTCGGCGCTGATCGGGCCGCTGGTCGATGCCTATGCGACGCCCGAAGGCGTGGCCGCACTGCTCAGCGGCCTGCCGCCCAAGGCCGATCCGGGCGAGCATCCGCCCTCGCTCGACCAGCCCGCGCCCACGGCCGCCGCGCCTGCCGGCCAGGGCAGCGCGCCGCCGGCCGCGCCGAGCCCGGCAGCACCGGCACCCACCAGCGGTAGCAACGCAGGCAAGCCCGCGGCGCCGCAGGCGAGCGCGGCCTATAACGGGATCGACGAATTCGTCGTCGTGTATCGGAAGGATGTCGATGGCGCGCGCTATGCGGCGATCTTCCGGCGCAGCGGGCTGTTCGGATGGAAGCTCAGCGCGATCGATCTGCATCGCTGA
- a CDS encoding sulfate ABC transporter substrate-binding protein, with protein MVKRNTGLAGGVRRLVATLAFGAVALGAATHALADTTLLNVSYDPTRELYQDVNQAFGKEWKAKTGETVNFKQSHGGSGAQARSVLDGLQADVVTLALAWDIDALANKGLVAKDWQKRLPDNASPYTSTIVFLVRKGNPKGIKDWDDLIKPGVSIVTPNPKTSGGARWNYLAAWAYALHKPGGNEQSAKDFVSKLYKNAGVLDSGARGATTSFVQRDIGDVLIAWENEAFLSLKEFGPDKFQIVVPSVSILAEPPVAVVDKVVDKKGDRKLAEAYLNFLYSKEGQEIAARNYYRPRSKDVPAELTKQFPKLKLYTVDDTFGGWTNAQKTHFADGGVFDSIYKPQ; from the coding sequence ATGGTCAAGCGCAACACGGGGCTGGCTGGCGGCGTCCGCCGCCTGGTCGCAACACTGGCATTCGGCGCGGTGGCGCTGGGCGCCGCCACGCACGCACTGGCGGACACCACGCTGCTGAACGTCTCCTACGATCCGACCCGCGAGTTGTACCAGGACGTCAACCAGGCCTTCGGCAAGGAATGGAAGGCCAAGACCGGCGAGACCGTCAACTTCAAGCAGTCGCACGGCGGCTCGGGCGCGCAGGCGCGCTCGGTGCTCGACGGGCTGCAGGCCGACGTGGTCACGCTGGCGCTGGCCTGGGACATCGACGCGCTGGCCAACAAGGGCCTGGTCGCCAAGGACTGGCAGAAGCGCCTGCCCGACAACGCCTCGCCCTATACCTCGACCATCGTGTTCCTGGTGCGCAAGGGCAATCCGAAGGGCATCAAGGACTGGGACGACCTGATCAAGCCGGGCGTGTCGATCGTCACGCCGAACCCGAAGACCTCGGGCGGCGCGCGCTGGAACTACCTGGCGGCCTGGGCCTATGCGCTGCACAAGCCGGGCGGCAACGAGCAGAGCGCCAAGGATTTCGTCTCCAAGCTCTACAAGAATGCCGGCGTGCTCGATTCGGGCGCACGCGGCGCGACCACCAGCTTCGTGCAGCGTGACATCGGCGACGTGCTGATCGCCTGGGAGAACGAGGCCTTCCTGTCGCTGAAGGAATTCGGCCCGGACAAGTTCCAGATCGTGGTGCCCTCGGTCAGCATCCTGGCCGAGCCGCCGGTGGCGGTGGTCGACAAGGTGGTGGACAAGAAGGGCGACCGCAAGCTGGCCGAGGCCTACCTGAACTTCCTCTACAGCAAGGAAGGCCAGGAGATCGCCGCGCGCAACTACTACCGTCCGCGCTCGAAGGACGTGCCGGCCGAGCTGACCAAGCAGTTCCCGAAGCTCAAGCTCTACACGGTGGACGACACCTTCGGCGGCTGGACCAACGCGCAGAAGACGCACTTCGCCGACGGCGGTGTGTTCGATTCGATCTACAAGCCGCAGTAA